The Blautia hydrogenotrophica DSM 10507 genome window below encodes:
- a CDS encoding LytR/AlgR family response regulator transcription factor — protein sequence MEETDGLEIGGEIRRRFPETELVFVSVSREFGPEAIDLDALYYLVKPYRRGLLFKIKKRFHRIHMPQLEVYDADIRQNQKIPYRRIVYIESIHNYLYIHLATEAVVRVRGSLQEVMKNLDERFLRINRGVIVNMEAVDRMNTDSCEVGGMIFMLSRRQRADSRRKYNDYIFRHYMEE from the coding sequence ATGGAAGAGACAGACGGATTGGAGATCGGTGGCGAGATACGGAGACGCTTTCCGGAGACGGAGCTTGTGTTTGTCAGCGTTAGCAGAGAGTTCGGGCCGGAGGCAATAGACTTGGACGCGCTGTACTATCTTGTGAAGCCGTACCGGAGGGGCCTGCTGTTTAAGATCAAGAAGCGGTTCCATAGAATACACATGCCGCAGCTGGAGGTCTATGACGCGGATATCCGGCAGAATCAGAAAATCCCATACCGCAGGATTGTCTATATAGAGAGTATCCATAATTACCTGTATATCCATCTGGCTACTGAGGCGGTGGTGAGAGTCCGGGGAAGTCTTCAGGAGGTCATGAAGAATTTGGACGAGCGTTTTTTGCGTATCAACCGGGGCGTCATCGTGAATATGGAAGCGGTCGACAGAATGAACACAGATTCCTGCGAGGTGGGAGGAATGATCTTTATGCTAAGCCGGAGGCAGAGAGCCGACAGCAGAAGAAAATACAACGATTATATCTTTAGACATTATATGGAAGAATAG
- a CDS encoding sensor histidine kinase, whose product MRVQIYYTVVQFFGYLLQILSMIFLLYAPFGESVLRFSKRRLLIFLNIGYLLLACLSACYLGRLFGGGASEMTLTSSANLLFSLCLALGSVVYFLSFRKGTKGKLLFYLLVVQYGVFIYVINKIAAKFYLEIAPFGYFTPYSGMTLICYALATLLTFPPLFWLLRRSAVREITYLDHREIKLATGCSIAILVLLIIALMIETKLNMQMQRLGYEIYLSVWMFCFMAGDILAYLIYLGCLVLEKEKKDMESKLKAYEQQYKSMCDSMEQEKRRRHDLRHHFRTMGTLVHGGKTEELQEYIGSYLAELEKAESRKLSENSVLNGVLSYYIIQAEQNGIRVKSDIQVQDSYPFNIMDMTVLLGNAMENAIRACKECPPERRCIHVAIRQLKKSILIKLENDVSEAEDFGRNQRLVKNIRGYGMESIELVTRKYQGSVEAWKEEERFILRVVINDREKEDDR is encoded by the coding sequence ATGCGTGTTCAGATCTATTATACAGTGGTGCAGTTTTTCGGCTATCTGCTTCAGATTCTGTCGATGATATTTTTACTTTACGCTCCCTTTGGCGAGTCGGTTCTACGGTTTTCCAAGCGGAGGCTGCTGATTTTTTTAAATATAGGTTACCTGCTGTTGGCCTGCCTATCGGCCTGCTATCTGGGCAGGCTCTTCGGAGGCGGGGCCAGCGAGATGACGCTCACATCCTCAGCCAATCTGCTGTTCAGCCTGTGTCTGGCCTTGGGCAGCGTTGTCTACTTTCTCAGCTTTCGAAAGGGGACGAAAGGAAAACTGCTGTTTTATCTGCTCGTCGTCCAGTATGGGGTTTTTATTTATGTGATAAACAAGATAGCGGCGAAATTCTATTTGGAGATCGCTCCATTCGGATATTTTACTCCTTACAGCGGGATGACCCTGATTTGCTACGCACTGGCGACTCTGCTTACGTTTCCGCCGCTTTTCTGGCTTCTGCGCCGCAGCGCGGTACGGGAGATCACCTACCTGGACCACAGGGAGATCAAGCTGGCCACCGGTTGCTCCATCGCGATTCTGGTTCTTTTGATTATCGCCTTGATGATTGAGACGAAGCTGAATATGCAGATGCAAAGACTGGGATATGAGATCTACCTGAGTGTCTGGATGTTCTGCTTTATGGCGGGAGATATTCTGGCCTACCTCATCTATCTGGGGTGCCTGGTCCTGGAAAAAGAAAAGAAGGATATGGAGTCGAAGCTGAAGGCCTACGAGCAGCAGTATAAGAGCATGTGCGACAGCATGGAGCAGGAAAAGCGAAGAAGGCATGATCTGCGGCATCATTTCCGGACGATGGGCACCCTAGTACACGGCGGCAAGACCGAAGAGCTACAGGAGTACATCGGTAGCTATCTGGCGGAGCTGGAAAAGGCGGAGAGCCGGAAGCTTTCGGAAAACTCTGTGTTAAATGGGGTTCTAAGCTACTACATCATCCAGGCGGAGCAAAACGGCATCCGGGTGAAAAGCGACATCCAGGTCCAGGACAGTTATCCCTTTAACATCATGGATATGACGGTCCTTTTGGGAAATGCGATGGAAAACGCCATCCGCGCCTGCAAGGAATGCCCGCCGGAGAGGAGGTGCATCCATGTGGCAATCCGGCAGCTAAAAAAGAGTATTCTGATTAAGCTAGAAAACGACGTTTCCGAGGCGGAGGACTTCGGACGGAACCAAAGGTTGGTGAAAAATATCCGAGGTTATGGGATGGAGAGCATCGAGCTGGTCACGAGAAAATACCAGGGCAGCGTCGAGGCATGGAAGGAAGAGGAAAGATTTATACTGAGAGTTGTGATAAACGACCGGGAGAAGGAGGACGACAGATGA
- a CDS encoding PqqD family protein → MRLKDGLILREVAGQFVIVPTGRRVKEVTSIVYISSSAAYLWDYMKDEEFEKEDLVNRVMERYEGVTREKAAEDIGKFLKLLAANNILDDGVAHGSVLVRMPEGKQ, encoded by the coding sequence ATGAGGCTGAAGGATGGGTTGATACTGAGAGAAGTGGCAGGCCAGTTTGTGATTGTGCCCACAGGCAGACGGGTAAAGGAAGTCACCTCCATCGTCTATATCTCGTCTTCGGCGGCCTACCTATGGGACTACATGAAGGATGAGGAGTTCGAGAAGGAAGATCTGGTGAACCGAGTCATGGAGCGCTATGAGGGCGTCACCCGGGAGAAGGCGGCGGAGGATATCGGCAAATTTCTGAAACTGCTTGCCGCCAACAACATTCTGGACGACGGGGTGGCCCACGGCAGTGTCCTGGTGCGGATGCCGGAGGGCAAACAGTGA
- a CDS encoding radical SAM protein, with translation MTGGGFEPVCERNEGADPFYRAVRERAFADAIPISGTFELTCRCNFDCRMCYVHLKPEEMPRYGRELSAKEWLKVAEDARAAGTVWLCVTGGEPLMHPEFETIWRGLTGMGFFITLQTNASLIDERAAKLLEECPPVGVKATLYGASDEVYEAVCRVRDGFSKTDRGLRTLRKLGIPVQLVSTVIRQNEADLPRMADYARDNGLPYLATGNVKPSVRTPDSQAREARVQEKLNEAKRREILHCLKGSPVKIERKPCTYCRDYRLGYWVTWNGFMRFCSFMNEPDIPVRGQVFSEAWKELLIYEETLDWPEECKTCRARSVCRKCAGTLAVECGGPRQVTDEFCGRIKQYYDEWKGDEDIWDKYT, from the coding sequence GTGACGGGCGGCGGGTTCGAACCGGTGTGCGAAAGAAACGAAGGGGCGGACCCTTTTTATCGTGCGGTGAGAGAGCGGGCGTTTGCCGACGCGATTCCCATATCGGGAACTTTCGAGCTGACCTGCCGCTGTAATTTTGACTGTCGAATGTGCTATGTCCATCTTAAGCCGGAGGAGATGCCGAGATATGGAAGAGAGCTCTCGGCCAAGGAGTGGCTGAAAGTTGCCGAGGATGCAAGGGCGGCAGGGACGGTCTGGCTGTGCGTCACAGGCGGGGAGCCCCTGATGCACCCGGAGTTCGAGACGATCTGGCGCGGGCTGACCGGCATGGGATTTTTTATCACCCTGCAGACCAACGCGTCGCTGATCGACGAGAGGGCGGCGAAGCTTCTGGAGGAATGCCCGCCGGTGGGCGTGAAGGCGACTCTGTACGGGGCCAGCGATGAAGTCTACGAGGCGGTGTGCCGGGTGAGAGACGGATTTTCCAAAACGGACCGGGGCCTCCGGACTCTGAGAAAGTTGGGAATTCCTGTACAGTTGGTGAGCACGGTGATTCGCCAGAATGAGGCGGACCTCCCAAGGATGGCGGATTATGCGCGGGATAACGGCTTGCCCTACCTGGCGACCGGGAACGTCAAGCCCTCGGTGCGAACGCCGGACAGCCAGGCCAGGGAGGCGCGCGTCCAGGAGAAGCTGAATGAGGCGAAGAGAAGAGAAATCCTGCACTGCCTGAAGGGCAGCCCGGTAAAAATAGAGAGAAAACCCTGTACCTACTGCCGGGATTATCGGCTGGGGTACTGGGTGACCTGGAACGGATTCATGAGATTTTGCAGTTTTATGAACGAACCGGACATTCCCGTGCGGGGGCAGGTGTTTTCGGAGGCATGGAAGGAGCTGCTCATCTATGAAGAGACTCTGGACTGGCCGGAGGAATGTAAGACCTGCAGAGCGCGCAGCGTGTGTAGAAAATGCGCTGGGACGTTGGCGGTGGAGTGCGGAGGCCCCCGCCAGGTCACGGATGAGTTCTGTGGAAGAATAAAACAGTATTACGATGAATGGAAAGGAGACGAAGATATATGGGACAAGTATACGTAG
- a CDS encoding ABC transporter ATP-binding protein, which yields MENTNLAERDFFFLREKMRKQNRVWKKIKEGKLKKLTAQLLWMYLYVRRYWLLIAFYVLLGASGSVLSLGFSLVTRDLVDAVTGMNTKGIGRVVALYVGVGVGQIFVNAVKTRISFQIRLKVTNEIRADIYEQVLHTDWASLAGYRSGDLLFRVNGDAGAVANSVLTFLPNAVTALISFGGAFVIMVSHDPAMAALALAGGPVSFLATRCTTRRLRRFQRENQEVASDRTVFDQETFQNLQFIKAFGMLNQVTEKFYHIQRRAMDVAARQNRFQAYRMMLTSLIGQGIGYACYGFAIYRLWQGEITYGTMTMFVGMAGALRGSFNSILSLAPTAVRACVSAERIMEVVSLPRELLEDEEAAKRMKETGRQTGVYVQMRAVDFAYEGQKWVYQKADFEANPGEIVALIGPSGQGKTTTLNLLLGLYHPSSGDIRLGNPGGESLEISSSTRCMFSYIPQGNTLFSGTIRENMLMAKPQAGEEEIIAALKSACAWEFVQKLEDGLETQVRERGQRFSEGQKQRLSIARALLADAPVLILDEATSALDVVTERRVLNNIIKREPYRTVIVAAHRPSVFTLCSRVYKIQDGGFSQVDERGLQEFLEAF from the coding sequence TTGGAGAATACAAATCTCGCTGAGCGGGATTTTTTCTTTTTGAGGGAGAAAATGAGGAAACAGAACCGAGTGTGGAAAAAGATCAAGGAAGGAAAACTAAAAAAGCTGACCGCCCAGCTGCTCTGGATGTATCTGTATGTGAGACGTTACTGGCTGCTGATCGCTTTTTACGTCCTGCTGGGAGCGTCGGGCTCCGTCTTAAGTCTCGGTTTTTCTCTGGTCACCCGGGATTTGGTGGACGCGGTGACGGGGATGAATACCAAGGGAATCGGCCGGGTGGTTGCCCTTTACGTAGGTGTGGGCGTGGGGCAGATCTTCGTCAACGCGGTCAAGACCCGAATATCCTTTCAGATTCGGCTGAAGGTGACCAACGAAATACGGGCGGACATCTATGAGCAGGTGCTTCACACTGATTGGGCCAGCCTGGCCGGATATCGTTCCGGCGACCTCCTGTTTCGGGTAAACGGCGATGCCGGCGCTGTGGCCAACAGTGTGCTGACCTTTCTGCCGAACGCAGTGACAGCGCTGATTAGCTTCGGAGGCGCTTTCGTCATCATGGTGAGCCATGACCCGGCGATGGCCGCGCTGGCTCTGGCTGGGGGCCCAGTCTCTTTTCTCGCCACCAGGTGCACCACCCGCAGGCTGCGCCGGTTTCAGCGGGAAAACCAGGAGGTGGCCAGCGACCGCACGGTGTTTGACCAGGAGACATTTCAGAATCTCCAGTTCATCAAGGCTTTTGGGATGCTGAACCAGGTGACGGAGAAGTTTTACCATATCCAGAGGAGGGCCATGGACGTGGCGGCACGTCAGAACCGGTTCCAGGCGTACAGGATGATGCTGACCTCTCTGATTGGACAGGGAATCGGCTATGCCTGCTACGGCTTTGCGATCTATCGCCTGTGGCAGGGTGAGATCACCTATGGAACCATGACTATGTTCGTGGGGATGGCAGGAGCCCTGAGAGGGTCCTTCAATTCGATTCTGAGCTTGGCGCCCACGGCGGTCCGTGCCTGCGTCAGCGCGGAACGGATTATGGAGGTGGTCAGCCTCCCCCGGGAGCTTCTAGAGGATGAAGAGGCGGCAAAGAGGATGAAGGAGACTGGAAGACAGACTGGAGTCTACGTCCAGATGAGAGCGGTGGACTTCGCCTATGAAGGACAAAAATGGGTCTACCAAAAGGCGGATTTCGAGGCGAATCCCGGAGAGATCGTGGCTCTGATCGGTCCTTCCGGCCAGGGAAAGACCACCACCTTGAATCTCCTGCTAGGACTCTACCATCCCAGCAGCGGCGATATCCGGTTGGGAAATCCCGGAGGCGAGTCGCTAGAGATCTCCTCCTCCACCCGGTGTATGTTCAGCTATATTCCTCAGGGGAATACGCTCTTTTCAGGCACAATCCGTGAGAATATGCTCATGGCGAAGCCGCAGGCCGGCGAGGAAGAGATCATCGCGGCGCTTAAAAGCGCCTGCGCGTGGGAGTTCGTTCAAAAGCTGGAGGACGGGCTGGAGACCCAGGTGAGGGAGCGGGGGCAGCGTTTTTCTGAGGGGCAAAAACAGAGGCTTTCCATAGCCAGAGCTTTGCTGGCGGACGCCCCGGTGCTGATTCTAGACGAGGCCACCAGCGCGCTGGATGTGGTCACGGAGAGGAGAGTTTTGAACAATATCATAAAGAGAGAACCGTACCGCACGGTGATTGTGGCAGCCCACAGGCCGAGTGTATTCACCCTGTGCAGCCGCGTATATAAGATTCAGGATGGCGGGTTCTCCCAGGTGGACGAGAGGGGACTGCAGGAGTTTTTGGAAGCTTTTTGA
- a CDS encoding immunoglobulin-like domain-containing protein: MKYIRITMMFLFVVSLGLYGLSWVKEKQLEDSTKPSLTSDREEMELSVDYEEGDLLEGLTASDAKDGDLTDQIIVGSFSQFLEPGVCNVSYVVFDSVNQPAVLTRKTRFTDYRSPQFTLSQPLVFRAGAGSNAVSQVGANDVLDGDLTSLVRLVESDVNYREEGEYSIQVEVSNSFGDTQEASLPVHIVEGSNAALEIELMEPLVYVKKGEGFDPNLYVESVEDADGNLVQGPSLTVESSVNNQEAGCYEVHYQVTNEQGLSGETWLTVIVRE; the protein is encoded by the coding sequence ATGAAATATATAAGAATTACAATGATGTTTTTATTTGTGGTCAGCCTGGGGCTATATGGCCTTTCCTGGGTGAAGGAAAAGCAGCTCGAGGACTCCACGAAGCCTTCGCTCACGAGCGACAGAGAAGAGATGGAGCTCTCCGTGGACTATGAGGAGGGAGACCTACTGGAAGGGCTGACAGCCTCTGACGCGAAGGACGGAGATCTGACAGATCAGATTATTGTGGGAAGCTTCTCCCAGTTTCTGGAACCGGGGGTGTGCAATGTCTCCTATGTGGTCTTTGACTCTGTGAACCAGCCGGCGGTTCTCACCAGGAAGACCCGCTTTACAGATTACCGTTCCCCGCAGTTTACGCTGTCGCAGCCGTTGGTGTTCCGAGCCGGGGCAGGCAGCAATGCAGTCTCCCAGGTGGGAGCGAACGATGTGCTGGATGGCGATTTGACCTCTCTGGTACGACTGGTGGAGAGTGATGTGAACTACCGGGAGGAGGGCGAGTACTCCATCCAGGTGGAGGTGTCCAACAGCTTTGGGGATACGCAAGAGGCGAGTCTGCCGGTACACATCGTGGAGGGCTCCAATGCCGCGCTGGAGATTGAACTGATGGAGCCTCTGGTCTATGTGAAAAAGGGAGAAGGCTTTGACCCGAACCTCTATGTGGAGAGCGTGGAGGACGCCGACGGGAATCTGGTGCAGGGGCCTTCTCTGACGGTGGAATCTAGCGTGAACAACCAGGAGGCCGGGTGTTACGAAGTACATTATCAGGTGACAAATGAACAGGGGCTTAGCGGAGAGACATGGCTGACGGTCATTGTCCGGGAGTAA
- a CDS encoding polysaccharide biosynthesis tyrosine autokinase — protein sequence MDEMREFNLDEVSLFCVVRDILKNFWVLILAAATAYLAVNGAAGLLYMPEYTATATMAVSAKGNNSSVYSSLTMANQMAEVFSEVFDSNVLREKIAEDLGQETIKGEISSSIIEETNLIVLDVTSVNPRQAYLIIQSAIENYDTVSDYLFSNAVLKMVQEPTVPVSPSNVPNFSRIQKLAMLGAIAGAGALIVLASLLRFTVKTRTGARRNLDGAILGVLPYERKNKTFLGFLRKKRRSILITSSLVSSGYLESVRKLATRLDHRMRRKGQKVIMVSSVAENEGKSSIASNVALALAEKGRRVLLVDTDLKKPAQHKIFEKPGSKGKSLTDYLDGKASMDEVMSYQKNGKIFTIFQKTGVHNSAKYLDSGRMKQFIRDSRNLVDYLILDSSPMSLASDTELLMKLADTAVLIVRQDWTDIRAVNDAVDNIGQSGTDFSGFVLNVFQRESLFRNGQEYRYYGYRFGRRAEGRD from the coding sequence ATGGATGAGATGAGAGAATTTAATTTGGACGAAGTCAGTCTGTTTTGTGTCGTCAGAGATATCCTGAAAAACTTCTGGGTGCTGATACTGGCGGCCGCGACGGCGTATCTGGCAGTCAACGGCGCGGCGGGGCTGCTCTACATGCCGGAGTACACGGCTACCGCCACAATGGCGGTCAGTGCCAAAGGCAACAACAGTAGCGTTTACTCCTCGCTGACGATGGCGAACCAGATGGCGGAGGTATTCAGTGAGGTTTTTGACAGCAATGTGCTGAGGGAAAAAATCGCGGAGGATTTGGGACAGGAGACGATTAAGGGGGAGATTTCTTCTAGCATTATCGAGGAGACAAACCTGATCGTACTGGACGTCACCTCCGTCAATCCTAGGCAGGCATACCTGATTATCCAGTCTGCCATCGAGAATTATGATACCGTGTCGGATTATCTGTTCTCCAACGCGGTTTTGAAAATGGTGCAGGAGCCCACGGTGCCGGTGTCTCCCTCTAATGTGCCGAACTTCTCAAGAATTCAGAAGTTGGCGATGTTGGGGGCCATTGCCGGGGCTGGAGCCCTGATTGTGCTGGCCTCTTTGCTGCGGTTTACAGTGAAGACGAGGACGGGAGCCAGGAGGAATTTAGACGGCGCCATTCTGGGAGTTCTTCCCTATGAGAGGAAAAATAAGACGTTTCTGGGATTCCTCCGGAAGAAACGCCGCTCCATCTTGATTACCTCTTCTTTGGTGAGTTCCGGGTATTTGGAGTCCGTTCGAAAGCTGGCGACTCGTCTGGACCACCGGATGAGGAGAAAGGGACAGAAGGTAATCATGGTCAGCAGTGTGGCGGAGAACGAGGGAAAATCCTCCATAGCGTCGAACGTGGCTTTGGCGTTGGCGGAGAAGGGCAGAAGAGTCTTGTTGGTGGACACGGACCTGAAAAAGCCCGCCCAGCATAAAATCTTTGAAAAGCCGGGAAGCAAGGGAAAGTCCCTGACGGATTATCTGGACGGCAAGGCATCCATGGACGAGGTGATGTCTTACCAGAAAAACGGGAAAATTTTTACGATCTTTCAGAAAACAGGGGTGCACAACTCGGCCAAATATCTGGACAGCGGCAGGATGAAGCAGTTCATCCGGGACAGCAGGAATCTGGTGGACTACCTGATTTTAGATTCCTCGCCCATGTCCTTGGCCAGCGACACGGAGCTGCTGATGAAGCTGGCGGACACGGCGGTCCTGATAGTCAGACAGGACTGGACGGACATACGGGCGGTGAATGACGCAGTGGACAATATCGGTCAGTCTGGGACGGATTTTTCGGGCTTTGTGCTGAATGTATTTCAAAGAGAGAGTCTGTTTCGCAATGGGCAGGAGTACCGCTATTATGGATACCGCTTTGGCAGAAGAGCAGAAGGGAGGGATTGA
- a CDS encoding polysaccharide biosynthesis tyrosine autokinase has protein sequence MDERLEDREELEIDLGILLWNFLQGLARFWWLVILLAALGSAAYYVKNSQFYTPMYQSVASFTVMTGGNSENGQEEGSYNFYYDTTTAGQLAKTFPYILGSSLLTDAIKEDLGVDSINGSISAQAVSDSNLITMTVTSSDPQDAKAILESAIKVYPEVSRFVIGETKFNMIDVPTAPKEPYNQPNFVKKAVKGALLGAAAGIFLIVLYAFFRKTVQTPDELKNVMSLPCLGNLPEMKQKARKKKRRRDISILNKEFSQRFKESLLSIELKAERELQDKNGKILLVTSTISGEGKSTVALNMAYAAALHEKKVLFIDADLRKQTDRRCLTETEGKGLYGVVTGKCSLEKAVEKDGRSGISFLCGSLPVRNVPAVLNRPEFQETLRRVRGEYDLVILDSPPAEMFEDASLMAEFSDGICYVIRHDFVQKRRILESLAGLESSGTTILGYAFNGVPLHKGRYGYYGYGRYGYGYYGKYGYGEQDEETQS, from the coding sequence GTGGACGAGAGATTGGAAGACCGGGAGGAGCTGGAGATCGACTTGGGGATTTTGCTGTGGAACTTTCTGCAGGGCCTCGCCAGATTCTGGTGGCTGGTTATCCTGCTGGCGGCGCTGGGGAGCGCGGCTTACTACGTAAAAAATTCCCAGTTTTATACGCCCATGTATCAGTCCGTGGCCTCGTTTACGGTTATGACAGGGGGAAACAGTGAGAACGGTCAGGAGGAAGGCAGCTATAATTTTTACTACGACACGACCACGGCCGGACAGCTTGCGAAGACGTTTCCCTATATTCTTGGCAGTAGCCTTCTGACGGATGCCATAAAGGAGGACCTGGGCGTGGACTCGATCAACGGTAGCATTTCCGCTCAGGCGGTGTCAGACTCGAACCTGATCACTATGACAGTGACCAGCAGTGACCCGCAGGACGCCAAGGCGATTCTGGAATCCGCGATCAAGGTTTACCCAGAGGTGTCCAGGTTCGTGATTGGGGAGACGAAGTTTAATATGATTGACGTGCCCACGGCGCCAAAGGAGCCTTACAACCAGCCGAATTTTGTGAAAAAGGCCGTCAAAGGGGCACTCCTGGGGGCGGCAGCGGGAATCTTCCTGATTGTGCTGTACGCCTTTTTCAGAAAGACGGTTCAGACGCCTGACGAGCTGAAAAACGTCATGAGTCTTCCCTGCCTAGGGAATCTTCCAGAGATGAAGCAAAAGGCCAGAAAAAAGAAGAGGAGACGGGATATCTCCATTTTGAACAAGGAGTTTTCCCAAAGGTTCAAGGAAAGCCTCTTAAGCATCGAGCTGAAGGCGGAGAGAGAGTTGCAGGATAAGAACGGTAAGATTCTTTTGGTTACCAGTACGATCTCTGGGGAGGGAAAATCCACGGTGGCCCTCAACATGGCCTACGCCGCGGCCTTACATGAGAAAAAGGTACTGTTCATCGACGCGGATTTGCGCAAACAGACTGACCGGCGCTGTCTGACCGAGACGGAGGGAAAGGGGCTCTACGGCGTGGTCACAGGGAAGTGCAGCCTGGAAAAGGCAGTGGAAAAGGACGGGCGCAGCGGGATTTCCTTCCTGTGCGGGAGTCTGCCGGTGAGAAATGTGCCCGCGGTTTTGAACCGCCCGGAGTTTCAAGAGACTTTAAGAAGAGTCCGAGGAGAGTATGATCTGGTGATTCTGGATAGCCCTCCGGCGGAGATGTTCGAGGATGCCAGCTTGATGGCGGAATTCTCAGACGGGATTTGCTATGTCATCCGCCATGATTTTGTCCAGAAGCGAAGGATTTTGGAGAGTCTGGCGGGGCTCGAGAGCAGCGGGACGACGATTCTGGGCTATGCTTTTAACGGTGTGCCGTTACACAAGGGAAGATACGGTTATTATGGCTATGGACGGTATGGTTATGGCTATTATGGAAAATACGGTTATGGAGAGCAAGATGAGGAGACACAGAGTTAG
- a CDS encoding immunoglobulin-like domain-containing protein: protein MRRHRVRLVLGITGILLLIAIVAAAAYQDKRQEKKPAKREKVGQEALEFQTEEIVYDGSGRLDLLEGVRGTDVDGSDITREVNALITGSGTRNRKKVRYSLFTAEGRELTRERTLVLKNYQGPKITLDGQLNLEASWLDDLIEILKEKGKIKGDDGFGKDVTNQITWTRKKLSQGSYLLTFQLSNAYLDTAQETVKAQIEGEVSDLVLTLVQDHIEIPVGADFDPLVYVEEARDPLSGSVIDRLQVSSSVNVSVPGRYSVVYTAVSLDGTQTAEAVLSVTVTGGDK from the coding sequence ATGAGGAGACACAGAGTTAGGCTAGTGCTGGGAATCACGGGGATTCTTCTGCTCATCGCCATAGTGGCGGCAGCGGCATATCAGGACAAGAGACAGGAGAAGAAGCCGGCGAAGAGAGAAAAAGTTGGACAGGAGGCCCTGGAGTTTCAGACGGAGGAGATTGTCTACGATGGGTCGGGAAGACTGGATTTGTTGGAGGGCGTCAGGGGCACGGACGTGGATGGAAGCGACATTACCCGGGAGGTAAATGCCCTGATTACTGGCTCAGGAACCCGGAATCGGAAAAAAGTCCGGTATTCTCTTTTTACCGCCGAGGGCAGGGAGCTGACCCGGGAGAGAACTCTGGTCCTGAAAAATTACCAGGGGCCGAAGATCACCTTGGATGGGCAGCTGAATCTGGAGGCGTCCTGGCTGGATGATCTCATAGAAATTCTGAAAGAAAAAGGGAAGATCAAAGGGGACGATGGGTTCGGTAAGGATGTGACCAACCAAATTACCTGGACGAGGAAAAAACTCTCCCAGGGCAGCTACCTTTTGACTTTCCAGCTTAGCAACGCCTATCTGGACACGGCCCAGGAGACGGTCAAGGCGCAGATCGAAGGGGAAGTCAGCGACCTGGTCCTGACGCTGGTTCAAGACCACATAGAGATACCGGTGGGGGCGGATTTTGACCCGCTGGTCTATGTGGAGGAGGCGCGGGACCCTCTGAGCGGCAGTGTCATTGACCGGCTACAGGTCAGTAGCTCGGTGAATGTAAGCGTGCCGGGCAGATATTCCGTGGTGTACACGGCGGTTTCTCTGGATGGCACGCAGACGGCGGAGGCGGTTTTGAGCGTGACGGTGACGGGAGGAGACAAATGA
- a CDS encoding tyrosine-protein phosphatase has product MIDLHTHILPGMDDGAKSWEDALEMAQTAAETGTKVLAATCHGNYPGWDGKGWPQRYRERLEKFREMLRKEEIPLQVVEGMEIFASDGVVEGLKRGNLLTINRTDYVLVEFALDVRAYDVYRILNRLLEAGYRPILAHPERYLAAQRTPEHLYEWDGMGAVIQVNKGSVLGGFGEGALRTADYILRRRLACVAASDAHSPIRRTTSMEEFGRVLARRYGEVCPWLLLEENPRRILEGKNVIRKEKNCISY; this is encoded by the coding sequence ATGATCGATTTGCACACACACATCCTTCCGGGGATGGACGACGGGGCGAAGTCCTGGGAGGATGCGCTGGAAATGGCGCAGACGGCAGCAGAGACCGGGACCAAGGTTCTGGCCGCAACCTGCCACGGAAATTACCCCGGCTGGGACGGGAAAGGCTGGCCCCAAAGATACCGGGAGAGGCTGGAGAAATTCAGGGAAATGCTGAGGAAGGAAGAAATTCCCCTGCAGGTAGTGGAGGGGATGGAGATCTTCGCCTCCGACGGCGTGGTGGAAGGGCTGAAGCGTGGGAACCTCCTGACCATAAACCGGACGGACTATGTCTTGGTGGAATTTGCCCTGGACGTACGGGCGTATGATGTGTACAGGATTTTGAACCGGCTGCTGGAGGCGGGCTACAGGCCCATCTTGGCGCATCCGGAGAGGTATCTGGCCGCCCAGAGGACGCCGGAGCATCTCTATGAGTGGGACGGGATGGGAGCCGTAATTCAGGTCAACAAAGGGAGCGTGCTGGGAGGCTTCGGGGAGGGCGCGCTGAGAACTGCGGACTATATTTTGCGCCGTCGGCTGGCGTGCGTGGCTGCCTCTGACGCTCACAGCCCAATCCGCCGCACGACCTCCATGGAGGAGTTCGGCCGGGTTTTGGCGAGAAGGTACGGGGAAGTATGTCCCTGGCTGCTCCTGGAGGAGAACCCAAGGAGAATCCTCGAGGGCAAAAACGTAATCAGGAAAGAAAAAAATTGCATTTCTTATTGA